One stretch of Thermoprotei archaeon DNA includes these proteins:
- a CDS encoding thioredoxin family protein — MVLDAKSREVVRKKLSGMTNQLTLLYFHDENKDDCPYCETLKEFLYEISELSNNKLIIQLYVKDKNDDIFAKFNVEKAPVIIFDGYNIKYLGAPVGQETWAFLETIVLASKHTPKLSTETYNKLKTLENKAVVEVVVTPSCPWCPYAALLSNSAAIATNNVESNIVEAYEFPEIADKYNVSAVPTVAVNGQVMFIGVPQENDFAAALKGEYQPHLEETSEEVEELEHEHEHHHHSH, encoded by the coding sequence ATGGTTTTGGATGCAAAATCTAGAGAGGTCGTAAGAAAAAAGTTATCTGGTATGACAAATCAGCTTACGTTACTTTATTTTCATGATGAAAATAAAGATGATTGTCCTTATTGTGAGACTTTGAAAGAATTCCTTTATGAAATATCTGAACTCTCTAACAATAAACTGATTATCCAATTATATGTTAAAGATAAAAATGATGACATATTTGCCAAATTTAATGTAGAGAAAGCCCCGGTAATAATATTCGATGGGTATAACATTAAATACTTAGGAGCACCTGTTGGACAAGAGACCTGGGCTTTTCTAGAAACTATAGTTCTGGCCTCAAAGCATACGCCAAAACTTTCAACTGAAACTTACAACAAATTAAAAACGCTTGAGAATAAGGCGGTTGTGGAAGTTGTTGTTACACCGAGTTGTCCATGGTGTCCTTACGCAGCTCTGCTCTCTAATAGTGCTGCAATAGCAACCAATAATGTAGAATCGAATATAGTTGAAGCGTACGAATTTCCGGAGATTGCTGACAAATATAACGTGAGTGCTGTACCAACAGTTGCAGTAAATGGGCAAGTCATGTTCATAGGAGTACCCCAAGAAAATGATTTTGCAGCTGCACTGAAAGGAGAATATCAACCACACCTAGAGGAAACTAGTGAAGAAGTAGAAGAATTAGAGCATGAACACGAGCATCACCATCACTCTCATTAG
- a CDS encoding 30S ribosomal protein S17e yields MGKIRTRMIKRIALRLLELYPDQFTTDFEKNKKFLKEKFGSIMYSKKIMNKIAGYITSRVDIKERDKELSL; encoded by the coding sequence ATGGGAAAAATTCGTACACGTATGATAAAGAGGATCGCGTTGAGGTTGCTAGAGTTATATCCAGATCAATTTACTACTGACTTTGAGAAAAACAAAAAATTTCTTAAAGAAAAATTCGGGTCTATAATGTACTCAAAAAAGATAATGAACAAAATTGCAGGTTATATTACAAGTCGTGTGGATATTAAAGAGAGAGATAAAGAATTATCACTTTAG
- a CDS encoding MoaD/ThiS family protein, which translates to MNINEITIKIEYYGVIGALAGTKHEIIQIPENSTLKNLLEKLVKTKNASFKERLFKNNEIESDIIILINKVDYRLLQYLSTPLKNNDTITIISVVHGG; encoded by the coding sequence ATGAATATCAATGAGATAACAATTAAGATAGAATACTATGGTGTAATAGGAGCCCTAGCAGGTACAAAACATGAAATAATCCAAATCCCAGAAAACTCAACACTAAAAAATCTTCTAGAAAAACTAGTAAAAACGAAAAACGCATCGTTCAAAGAAAGACTGTTTAAGAATAACGAGATAGAATCTGACATAATCATATTAATAAATAAAGTTGATTACAGACTTTTACAGTACCTTAGCACTCCACTTAAAAATAACGACACTATCACAATAATTTCCGTAGTACACGGAGGATAA